One part of the Clostridium thermosuccinogenes genome encodes these proteins:
- the dnaG gene encoding DNA primase → MYNSYPEEVIEEVRISNDIVDVVSEYVKLERKGKDYFGLCPFHKEKTPSFSVVPAKQIFYCFGCGKGGNVINFVMNVENLSFIDAVRLLADRARIQLPEGGDEEELERAKLRKEIIKINTDAARFFFNNLGNNEKAVSYLKNRGINERTIKRFGLGYSGEEWDSLLKYLVSKGYKESDILKSGLILQSKKGGFYDRFRGRIMFPIFDLRGNVIGFGGRVTDSSLPKYMNSPETLVYNKGRNLYSLNFAKNSGEKRIIIVEGYMDVISLHQSGIINTVASLGTALTESQGRLLKKYAEEVVISYDSDTAGQAATMRGLDLLSNIGCNVKVLLLPQGKDPDEYIRKNGVDGFRKLVDNAVSLIEYKIKILKNQIDTSTTEGKISFLNKAASLLSKIDNSVELEMYVKKIAKDYGISEESLFAEISKKTKAKGGFRKVVVNSGVFENRPVKEGSSKKDDKLVHDEQFVLALMCLDNSLYKLVKDRLTVDDFTDENNIKVAKIVFEKLESNKGIVSAELFNLLDETTANVFSRLINEECHCDDNKSAIMEKIRSIKLYKIERRQKEILDILKNDKSLDEGDVERLKIELNSLVMKRKSI, encoded by the coding sequence ATGTATAATAGCTATCCGGAGGAAGTAATCGAAGAAGTTAGAATTAGCAACGATATAGTTGATGTTGTCTCTGAGTATGTAAAGCTCGAAAGGAAGGGAAAGGATTATTTTGGCTTATGTCCGTTCCACAAGGAAAAGACGCCATCTTTTAGTGTAGTGCCTGCAAAGCAGATATTTTACTGCTTTGGTTGTGGCAAAGGTGGAAATGTAATAAATTTTGTAATGAATGTGGAGAATTTGAGCTTTATAGATGCAGTCAGACTTCTAGCGGACAGGGCCAGAATTCAGTTGCCCGAAGGAGGGGATGAGGAAGAGCTAGAGAGGGCAAAATTAAGGAAGGAAATTATAAAGATCAATACTGATGCGGCACGTTTTTTCTTTAACAATTTAGGAAATAATGAGAAAGCAGTGTCATACCTTAAAAATAGAGGTATAAATGAAAGGACAATAAAAAGGTTTGGCCTTGGCTATTCCGGAGAGGAATGGGATTCACTGCTAAAATATCTCGTATCCAAAGGTTATAAGGAATCTGATATATTAAAAAGCGGCCTGATATTGCAGAGTAAAAAAGGTGGGTTTTATGACCGTTTCAGAGGGAGGATAATGTTCCCTATATTTGATCTAAGAGGGAATGTTATTGGCTTTGGAGGAAGAGTAACGGATTCGTCCCTGCCTAAGTACATGAATTCTCCTGAAACGCTGGTTTATAACAAAGGCAGAAATTTATATTCGCTAAATTTTGCCAAAAACTCGGGTGAAAAAAGGATTATCATTGTTGAAGGTTATATGGATGTAATATCCCTGCATCAGAGTGGAATAATAAATACTGTGGCATCATTGGGAACAGCATTGACTGAAAGTCAGGGAAGATTGCTCAAGAAGTATGCTGAAGAAGTAGTGATTTCCTACGATTCAGATACGGCAGGACAAGCAGCAACAATGAGAGGCCTGGATTTGCTCAGCAATATAGGATGTAATGTCAAGGTTCTGCTTTTACCTCAGGGCAAGGACCCTGATGAGTATATCAGGAAAAATGGAGTCGATGGCTTTAGGAAACTGGTTGACAATGCTGTTTCGTTGATAGAATACAAGATTAAGATTTTAAAGAATCAGATAGATACCAGTACCACAGAAGGAAAGATCAGCTTTTTGAATAAAGCGGCATCTCTTTTGTCCAAGATAGATAACAGTGTGGAATTAGAGATGTATGTAAAAAAGATTGCAAAGGATTATGGAATAAGTGAAGAATCCTTGTTTGCTGAAATTTCAAAAAAAACTAAAGCAAAAGGCGGCTTTAGAAAAGTAGTTGTAAATAGTGGTGTTTTTGAAAACAGGCCTGTCAAGGAAGGGAGTAGTAAAAAGGACGATAAATTGGTTCATGATGAACAGTTCGTATTGGCACTTATGTGCCTGGATAACTCTCTTTATAAGTTGGTAAAAGACAGGCTGACTGTTGATGATTTTACTGATGAAAATAACATTAAAGTAGCAAAAATAGTATTTGAAAAGCTAGAAAGCAACAAAGGAATAGTTTCTGCCGAATTATTCAACCTGCTGGATGAAACTACGGCCAATGTTTTTTCCAGGCTGATCAATGAAGAATGCCACTGTGATGACAATAAAAGTGCAATAATGGAGAAAATAAGGAGTATTAAGCTTTACAAGATAGAAAGAAGGCAGAAGGAAATTCTCGATATATTAAAAAATGATAAAAGTTTAGATGAAGGAGATGTTGAAAGATTAAAAATAGAGTTGAATTCATTAGTAATGAAGAGAAAAAGCATATAG
- a CDS encoding DDE-type integrase/transposase/recombinase, with protein sequence MCALFSKGSVRKYYDEPVRKPYRKLVVDTMPIIETLEKLDYKQLISNHLKETGKLITPITRRKASTVPDTMACPRCGAPHEYLYDNTGGKGQYLCKVCKCTFNKKNRYLKNLIFLCPHCGRTLELKKERKDFNVHKCTNSKCPYYLDRLNSMSEEDKQRYKSSPHDFKLHYIYREFDIDFEPLVRKPSQPPSVDISRLYVSPHVLGLILTYHVNFGLSTRMTAALMREVHGVSVSHQSVSNYADAVATNIKPFIDNYKYDLSDSICGDETYIKVLGKWHYVFFIFDAVKKIILSYPVSANRDVKAAIYALDEALSKFDKLPEDLTLIFDGNPIYMLAQHYFAQYGIHFDIKQVIGLTNDDPISEEYRPLKQIIERLNRTFKGNYRPTNGFNNYAGSVSFLTLFVAYFNFLRPHSSLEGRVPVVLEELKDRPNMPARWVTLIKMSQEYIKAQQSA encoded by the coding sequence ATGTGTGCACTCTTTAGTAAAGGATCCGTCCGCAAGTACTACGATGAGCCTGTTAGGAAGCCTTACCGCAAGCTTGTGGTGGATACCATGCCGATTATTGAGACACTTGAGAAGCTTGATTATAAGCAGCTTATTTCAAATCATCTCAAGGAAACCGGTAAGCTTATAACCCCTATTACAAGGAGAAAAGCTTCTACAGTCCCTGATACTATGGCCTGCCCAAGATGTGGAGCTCCTCATGAATACCTTTACGACAATACCGGTGGTAAAGGCCAGTACTTATGCAAAGTCTGCAAGTGCACTTTCAACAAGAAAAACCGTTACCTAAAAAATCTCATCTTCCTCTGCCCCCACTGTGGAAGGACACTGGAACTTAAGAAAGAGCGTAAGGACTTCAACGTACATAAGTGCACCAACTCCAAGTGCCCCTATTACCTTGACAGGCTCAATTCCATGTCCGAGGAAGACAAGCAGCGCTACAAGTCTTCTCCACATGATTTCAAGCTCCATTACATCTACAGGGAGTTTGATATTGACTTTGAGCCTTTGGTAAGAAAGCCTTCCCAGCCTCCGAGTGTAGATATATCAAGGCTTTATGTCTCTCCTCACGTCCTGGGGCTGATACTTACATACCATGTCAATTTTGGCCTTTCTACCCGGATGACAGCTGCCCTTATGCGTGAAGTACATGGTGTAAGTGTTTCTCATCAGTCGGTATCAAATTATGCCGATGCTGTTGCCACAAACATTAAACCCTTCATTGACAACTACAAGTATGATCTCTCAGATTCCATCTGCGGGGATGAGACGTACATAAAGGTTCTGGGCAAATGGCATTACGTATTCTTTATATTCGACGCAGTAAAGAAGATTATCCTCTCATACCCCGTCTCTGCCAACCGTGATGTTAAAGCTGCAATTTATGCTCTTGACGAAGCATTGTCCAAGTTCGATAAGCTTCCTGAGGATCTTACCCTGATCTTTGACGGGAACCCTATTTACATGCTTGCTCAACACTATTTCGCCCAGTACGGCATCCACTTTGACATAAAGCAGGTAATCGGTCTTACCAACGACGACCCTATCTCCGAAGAATACAGGCCTTTAAAGCAGATCATCGAAAGGTTAAACCGCACCTTCAAGGGAAACTACAGACCCACCAACGGTTTTAACAACTATGCAGGTTCAGTATCCTTCCTTACACTGTTTGTAGCCTACTTCAACTTCCTAAGGCCTCATTCCTCTCTGGAAGGCAGGGTGCCGGTGGTCTTAGAAGAGCTCAAAGACCGGCCTAATATGCCTGCCAGGTGGGTTACACTCATTAAAATGTCCCAAGAATACATCAAAGCCCAACAATCTGCTTAA
- the rpoD gene encoding RNA polymerase sigma factor RpoD, producing MKMTNENRKAVLKDLIQRGKAKGMLTYKEIMDAFEEIEIEPEQIEKVYETVENMGIDVVGDIESEMEDIQLTEEDLDLSIPEGISIDDPVRMYLKEIGKVPLLSAEEEIELAKRMEKGDKEAKKRLAEANLRLVVSIAKRYVGRGMLFLDLIQEGNLGLIKAVEKFDYEKGFKFSTYATWWIRQAITRAIADQARTIRIPVHMVETINKLIRVSRQLLQELGREPMPEEIAKEMNMSVDKVREIMKISQEPVSLETPIGEEEDSHLGDFIPDDDAQAPAEAAAFTLLKEQLIDVLDTLTPREEKVLRLRFGLDDGRARTLEEVGKEFNVTRERIRQIEAKALRKLRHPSRSKKLKDYLD from the coding sequence ATGAAAATGACCAATGAGAACAGAAAAGCAGTGCTTAAGGATCTGATACAAAGAGGCAAGGCAAAGGGCATGCTGACATATAAAGAAATAATGGATGCCTTTGAAGAGATAGAGATTGAGCCGGAGCAGATCGAAAAAGTTTATGAGACAGTGGAAAATATGGGAATTGACGTTGTAGGGGACATAGAGTCTGAAATGGAGGATATACAGCTTACAGAGGAGGATCTCGACTTATCTATCCCCGAAGGCATAAGCATTGATGACCCTGTCCGTATGTATTTGAAGGAAATAGGAAAAGTACCTCTGCTTTCGGCTGAGGAAGAAATAGAACTGGCAAAAAGAATGGAAAAAGGAGATAAGGAAGCCAAGAAGAGGCTCGCAGAAGCGAATCTCAGGCTTGTTGTCAGCATAGCCAAAAGATATGTAGGTAGAGGCATGCTTTTTCTTGATTTGATCCAGGAAGGAAATTTAGGTTTAATCAAAGCTGTAGAAAAGTTTGATTATGAAAAAGGATTTAAATTCAGTACTTATGCTACATGGTGGATCAGGCAGGCAATCACAAGGGCAATAGCAGATCAGGCCCGTACAATTAGGATACCTGTTCACATGGTAGAAACAATAAACAAGCTCATAAGGGTTTCAAGGCAGCTCCTTCAGGAACTGGGAAGAGAACCTATGCCTGAAGAAATTGCAAAGGAAATGAATATGTCTGTTGATAAGGTAAGGGAGATAATGAAAATATCCCAGGAACCTGTTTCCCTTGAAACTCCTATAGGTGAAGAGGAAGACAGCCATCTGGGCGATTTTATACCCGATGATGACGCCCAGGCACCAGCGGAAGCAGCGGCTTTTACCCTGCTTAAGGAGCAGCTGATAGATGTTCTCGATACCTTGACACCCCGGGAGGAAAAGGTTTTGAGGCTGAGATTCGGCTTGGATGACGGCCGGGCCAGAACCTTGGAAGAAGTGGGTAAGGAGTTTAATGTTACCAGAGAGAGAATAAGGCAGATAGAAGCCAAAGCTTTAAGAAAGCTGAGGCATCCCAGCAGAAGTAAAAAATTAAAGGATTATCTTGATTAA
- a CDS encoding ferritin family protein — protein sequence MDETNRNEIEITTYDRLLRAWENSMELVRDYEMYSKRIEDEKVKEVFKQFAETEGMHASKLRELLLEYKKRNQN from the coding sequence ATTGATGAAACCAACAGGAATGAAATAGAGATCACGACCTATGACAGGCTTTTGAGAGCATGGGAAAATTCAATGGAACTGGTAAGAGACTATGAAATGTACTCCAAAAGGATAGAAGATGAAAAGGTAAAGGAAGTATTCAAGCAGTTTGCAGAAACTGAGGGGATGCATGCTTCTAAATTGAGGGAGCTTCTTCTGGAGTATAAAAAGCGCAATCAGAATTAA
- a CDS encoding tRNA (adenine(22)-N(1))-methyltransferase, translating into MELKGRLGLIAKKVSSCDIACDIGTDHAYIPIHLVLNGVCKRAVASDVRKGPLKAAKENIERYGLSDKIELRLGYGLETIPEDEADGIIIAGMGGELIKNILAEGITKAKKAAFIILQPMNSHEILREWLYDNGFDIYDEEMVEDGGKIYSVMSVRWTGNRLKMDPISLYIGAKLIEKRDPLLKPYIDKKIMQMDKAINELLKSGERNRDILNRYVWQRDELKRISGMLDEKTLG; encoded by the coding sequence ATGGAGTTAAAGGGAAGATTGGGATTAATTGCTAAAAAGGTATCCTCATGTGATATTGCATGTGACATCGGCACCGACCATGCATATATACCCATTCATCTGGTGCTGAATGGTGTATGTAAAAGAGCTGTGGCCTCCGATGTCAGGAAGGGACCTTTAAAGGCTGCTAAAGAGAATATTGAGCGTTATGGTTTAAGTGATAAAATAGAGTTGAGACTGGGCTATGGACTGGAAACCATTCCTGAGGATGAAGCTGATGGGATAATCATTGCAGGCATGGGGGGAGAGCTGATAAAAAATATACTTGCCGAAGGGATTACCAAGGCCAAAAAGGCAGCTTTTATCATACTTCAGCCCATGAACTCCCATGAAATACTTAGGGAATGGCTGTATGACAATGGTTTTGACATCTATGACGAAGAAATGGTAGAAGACGGCGGAAAAATATATTCGGTTATGTCGGTGCGTTGGACAGGCAACAGGTTGAAAATGGACCCAATAAGCTTGTATATAGGCGCAAAGCTCATAGAGAAAAGAGACCCGCTGTTGAAGCCTTATATTGACAAAAAAATAATGCAGATGGACAAGGCAATAAACGAGCTTTTAAAGTCCGGCGAAAGAAACAGGGATATCCTCAATAGATATGTCTGGCAGAGAGATGAGTTGAAAAGAATATCCGGTATGCTGGATGAAAAAACTTTAGGTTAG
- a CDS encoding Nif3-like dinuclear metal center hexameric protein — protein MAVKCKDIAKLMESQAPVKLSEEWDNVGLLLGSLENEVKRIMVCMDVTTKIADEAAAKGVDLIVSHHPLIFRGMKRINEDDPKGKVIYKLIRNNINVYCAHTNFDVADGGLNDRLAEIIDLKDVKNLRCYKQEKLYKVVVFVPEDKVDDVRDAMCSAGAGWIGNYSDCSFMAGGIGTFRPLDGTNPYIGAKGKLEKVNEYRLETIVPESLLKKVVEAMIKAHPYEEVAYDIYLTELKGMEYGMGKVGYLEQPLKLEEFIDMVKEKLKVSTVRVIGPSPDTVSKVGVFCGSFDEDYSGILKEKTDVLLTGDIKYHTAVDMTEMGLCVVDAGHFNTEKIFVPAVMKLFKDTFRDIDVIASQVESDPFKFS, from the coding sequence TTGGCTGTAAAATGCAAAGATATAGCAAAGTTAATGGAAAGTCAGGCTCCGGTGAAGCTCTCAGAGGAATGGGACAACGTGGGGCTGCTGCTGGGAAGCTTGGAAAACGAAGTAAAGCGCATAATGGTATGCATGGATGTCACCACGAAAATTGCCGATGAAGCTGCTGCAAAAGGGGTTGACCTGATAGTGTCGCACCACCCGCTGATTTTCAGAGGCATGAAGCGTATAAATGAGGACGACCCAAAAGGCAAGGTCATTTACAAGCTTATTAGAAACAATATAAATGTATACTGCGCCCATACTAATTTTGATGTGGCCGATGGAGGGCTGAATGACCGGCTGGCGGAAATCATAGATCTTAAAGATGTTAAGAACCTCCGGTGCTACAAGCAGGAAAAACTGTATAAAGTGGTGGTATTTGTACCGGAAGATAAGGTTGACGATGTAAGGGACGCCATGTGCAGTGCAGGGGCAGGCTGGATAGGAAATTACAGCGATTGCTCATTCATGGCAGGGGGTATCGGCACTTTTAGACCCCTTGATGGTACCAATCCATATATTGGTGCGAAGGGAAAGCTGGAGAAGGTAAATGAGTACAGGCTTGAAACAATAGTTCCCGAAAGCCTGTTGAAAAAGGTTGTGGAAGCGATGATTAAAGCCCATCCCTATGAGGAAGTGGCATATGACATATATCTGACCGAGCTGAAGGGAATGGAGTACGGCATGGGCAAAGTGGGATATCTGGAGCAGCCGCTAAAGCTTGAGGAATTCATAGATATGGTGAAGGAGAAGCTGAAAGTGAGCACAGTAAGGGTGATAGGGCCATCGCCGGATACTGTATCAAAAGTAGGTGTTTTTTGCGGCAGCTTTGATGAAGATTATTCAGGTATTTTAAAAGAAAAAACCGATGTTCTGCTGACCGGGGACATAAAATACCATACAGCGGTGGATATGACGGAAATGGGATTGTGTGTGGTTGACGCCGGACACTTTAATACAGAAAAAATTTTTGTTCCAGCAGTTATGAAGCTGTTTAAAGATACTTTCAGAGATATAGATGTCATTGCCAGCCAAGTGGAAAGCGATCCATTTAAATTCAGTTGA
- a CDS encoding NAD(P)/FAD-dependent oxidoreductase yields the protein MKNGRNQTPEKYDVIIVGCGSAGIFAALEMKRINPESRILILEKGSSIEKRVCPKRKTGRCAGCNPCNITTGFSGAGAYSDGKLSLSPDVGGTLPEHIGYRETQELINYVDDIYLSFGADRNVYGIDNPQRIEEIRTKAIRSNLKLVECPIRHLGTEESYNIYVKIQKHLLDSGVEILFRNPVEDLIIEDGVAKGVIADREYYADNVIVAVGREGSDWFKVLCDKYGIESEVGIIDIGVRVEVRNEVMKELNETMYESKLIYHTPTFDDKVRVFCSNPSGEVTTEYYEDNLAVVNGHSYKAKDMKTNNTNFALLVSKHFTEPFNEPIEYGKSIAKLANMLAGNRIIVQRYGDFKRGRRTIEERLMRNNIVPTLKDAVPGDLSLVFPYRIMLDIKEMIEALDKIVPGIASDETLLYGVEVKFYSNKVKTNRDFETNIKKLYVAGDGAGITRGLMQAGANGVYLARRIAKLSEH from the coding sequence ATGAAGAATGGAAGAAATCAAACACCAGAAAAATATGATGTAATAATTGTCGGCTGCGGCAGCGCAGGCATCTTTGCCGCCCTTGAGATGAAAAGAATCAATCCTGAAAGCCGTATTCTGATACTGGAGAAGGGCAGCTCAATTGAAAAAAGGGTGTGCCCGAAAAGAAAAACAGGCCGGTGTGCTGGCTGCAATCCATGCAATATAACCACCGGGTTTTCGGGAGCCGGCGCATACAGCGACGGTAAATTAAGCTTGTCGCCGGATGTGGGCGGAACCCTGCCTGAGCATATCGGTTACAGGGAAACCCAGGAACTCATCAACTATGTTGATGACATATACCTGTCCTTTGGAGCCGACAGAAATGTATATGGGATTGATAATCCCCAAAGAATCGAGGAGATACGCACAAAGGCGATAAGAAGCAATCTTAAGCTTGTAGAGTGCCCAATAAGGCATCTTGGTACTGAAGAGAGCTATAACATATATGTGAAAATTCAAAAACACCTTTTAGACAGCGGTGTGGAGATACTTTTCAGAAATCCTGTGGAGGACCTGATCATAGAGGACGGTGTGGCAAAAGGAGTTATTGCCGACAGGGAATACTATGCCGACAATGTAATTGTGGCAGTTGGAAGGGAAGGCTCAGACTGGTTTAAGGTGCTGTGCGACAAATATGGGATAGAATCAGAAGTCGGAATTATTGATATAGGAGTCAGGGTGGAAGTCAGAAACGAAGTGATGAAAGAATTAAATGAGACGATGTATGAAAGCAAGCTGATTTATCACACACCGACTTTTGACGACAAGGTTAGGGTATTCTGTTCGAATCCTTCCGGCGAAGTGACCACCGAATATTATGAAGATAATCTTGCCGTGGTGAACGGGCATAGTTATAAGGCAAAGGATATGAAAACGAACAATACGAACTTTGCACTGCTGGTTTCAAAGCATTTCACCGAGCCTTTTAATGAGCCTATAGAATATGGAAAATCCATTGCTAAGCTAGCCAACATGCTGGCAGGCAACAGGATAATCGTTCAGCGCTACGGAGATTTTAAAAGAGGCCGCAGAACCATAGAGGAAAGGCTTATGAGAAACAATATAGTGCCTACGCTTAAAGATGCGGTTCCAGGGGATTTGAGCCTTGTGTTCCCATACAGGATCATGCTGGACATCAAAGAAATGATAGAGGCTTTGGATAAGATTGTTCCAGGCATTGCCAGCGATGAGACACTCCTGTATGGAGTTGAAGTCAAGTTCTATTCCAACAAGGTAAAAACCAACAGGGATTTTGAGACCAACATTAAAAAACTCTATGTTGCAGGAGACGGCGCCGGTATCACCAGAGGACTCATGCAGGCGGGAGCAAACGGAGTGTATCTGGCAAGAAGGATAGCTAAATTGTCGGAGCATTAG
- a CDS encoding ClpP family protease, which yields MGLREEKEGSNDTNNLKELGNTTVSSARGNIHCLTIIGQIEGHIILPPHNKTTKYEHVIPQLVAIEESEEIEGLLLVLNTVGGDVEAGLAIAEMIASMSKPTVSLVLGGGHSIGVPMAVATNYSFIAPSATMTIHPIRLSGMIIGVPQTYEYFDKMQERVVQFVAKNSNISREDFRSLMLKTGELANDVGTVLFGEEAVKTGLINEMGGLSQALKKLYELISIYRQRKRNSGKTESGLQ from the coding sequence ATAGGGTTGAGGGAAGAAAAGGAAGGAAGCAACGATACAAACAACCTTAAGGAATTGGGAAATACTACTGTATCAAGTGCGAGAGGCAATATTCACTGCCTTACCATAATAGGACAGATAGAAGGCCATATTATCCTTCCGCCCCATAACAAAACCACAAAGTATGAGCATGTGATACCGCAGCTGGTAGCTATCGAAGAGAGTGAAGAAATAGAAGGACTTCTGCTTGTGCTGAATACGGTGGGCGGTGATGTGGAAGCGGGACTGGCAATAGCTGAGATGATTGCCAGCATGTCAAAACCCACAGTATCCCTTGTGTTGGGGGGAGGCCACAGCATTGGCGTTCCTATGGCTGTTGCAACCAACTATTCATTTATTGCGCCGTCGGCTACCATGACCATACACCCGATACGTTTAAGCGGCATGATTATAGGAGTGCCTCAGACCTATGAGTATTTCGATAAAATGCAGGAGAGGGTGGTCCAGTTTGTTGCCAAAAACTCCAACATATCCAGGGAGGATTTTAGAAGCCTCATGCTGAAGACTGGAGAACTGGCAAATGATGTAGGGACTGTGCTCTTCGGGGAGGAAGCGGTAAAAACAGGATTGATAAACGAAATGGGCGGCTTGTCACAGGCTTTGAAGAAACTTTATGAACTGATAAGCATCTACAGGCAAAGAAAAAGAAATTCAGGGAAAACGGAGAGTGGTCTGCAATGA
- a CDS encoding YlzJ-like family protein, producing MILYSIVPWEIVFKNDDSSGSTFLEMEYIGEKVIVSPTQDNRYVINRIISTSPKAYLNPKLQPGVVIDRAMLDGRNL from the coding sequence ATGATCCTTTACTCAATTGTACCGTGGGAAATAGTCTTCAAAAATGACGACTCTTCCGGTTCAACTTTTTTGGAAATGGAGTACATAGGGGAGAAGGTTATTGTATCCCCGACGCAGGACAACAGGTATGTCATAAACCGGATCATAAGCACCTCTCCAAAAGCTTACCTGAATCCGAAGCTGCAGCCGGGAGTGGTTATCGATAGAGCTATGCTGGACGGCAGAAACCTATAG